A window of Mucilaginibacter sp. PAMC 26640 contains these coding sequences:
- a CDS encoding gliding motility lipoprotein GldJ translates to MKALFTNTALVLMGLSTLLSSCSKRQQSSKTGLAYNDRTNGGYLRFKQTHPTPGPGLVPIEGGTFVLGGSADQDVTYDYNNVRRRVTVPSFYMDETEVSNQDWLDYLHWINITFPDDGELYYNALPDTLVWRKPLSYNEPYVENYLRHPAFQDYPVVGVNWDQAQDYCIWRTDRTNENILRATDIMTNWKTAAGKNGAPAGGLKEPFNTDIYLNGQIKGAGVDGKKMPLDLNPNAKNAKARRPVRLEDGILKQGYRLPSEAEWEYAALSLAGNTTFENINDGKVYPWNGLGVRSPNAKTRGLILANFKRGSGDNAGVGGGLNDKADITAPVRSYQPNDFGLYNMAGNVNEWVADTYRQTSFEEVEDFNPFRGNEFTNKRLSDPVKGIYAKDKYGRPIKDPSKSNKKQKYSDMIAQQQGINAAAAAGNAPTVGGTKPSLPTTPQTIKYSGRAYNPDFRGENDSVNTVLYGTTTLVNDHSKIYKGGSWNDLAYWMNPATRRFMDEDEASAEVGFRCAMTMVGAPEIHPEGKPHLPVKKAKQFKPTR, encoded by the coding sequence ATGAAAGCACTTTTTACTAATACTGCTTTAGTTTTGATGGGTTTAAGCACATTGCTAAGCAGCTGCAGTAAACGTCAACAATCAAGTAAAACAGGTTTAGCTTATAATGACAGAACCAATGGTGGTTATCTTCGTTTCAAACAAACGCACCCTACACCGGGCCCAGGACTTGTACCTATAGAAGGTGGTACTTTTGTATTGGGAGGCAGCGCAGATCAGGATGTTACTTACGATTATAATAATGTACGCCGGAGAGTAACTGTTCCCTCTTTTTATATGGACGAAACAGAGGTAAGCAACCAGGATTGGCTGGATTACCTGCACTGGATTAATATCACGTTTCCGGATGATGGAGAATTATATTACAATGCCCTCCCCGATACTTTAGTTTGGCGTAAACCTTTATCATACAATGAACCTTATGTAGAAAACTACCTGCGCCACCCTGCATTTCAGGATTACCCTGTTGTAGGCGTTAACTGGGATCAGGCACAGGATTATTGTATTTGGCGTACCGACCGTACCAACGAAAATATTTTACGTGCTACGGATATCATGACCAACTGGAAAACAGCTGCCGGTAAAAATGGCGCTCCTGCCGGGGGGTTAAAAGAACCCTTCAATACTGATATTTATTTAAACGGGCAGATTAAGGGAGCCGGTGTTGATGGTAAAAAAATGCCGTTAGATTTAAATCCAAATGCTAAAAATGCAAAAGCACGCCGTCCGGTTCGTTTAGAGGATGGTATTTTGAAGCAAGGATACCGCTTGCCATCTGAAGCCGAATGGGAGTATGCAGCCTTGTCGCTCGCAGGCAATACGACATTTGAAAATATTAATGATGGCAAAGTTTACCCCTGGAACGGGCTTGGCGTACGGTCGCCAAATGCTAAAACCCGTGGATTGATACTCGCTAACTTTAAGCGTGGCAGCGGTGACAACGCAGGTGTTGGCGGTGGCCTGAATGATAAGGCTGATATTACCGCACCGGTACGTTCTTATCAACCAAATGATTTTGGCTTGTATAACATGGCCGGTAACGTAAATGAGTGGGTAGCGGATACTTACCGCCAAACATCGTTTGAAGAAGTGGAAGATTTTAACCCTTTCCGTGGTAACGAGTTTACCAACAAACGTCTATCTGATCCTGTAAAAGGAATCTATGCGAAAGATAAATATGGCCGTCCTATCAAGGATCCGTCAAAATCTAATAAAAAGCAAAAGTACAGTGATATGATTGCCCAGCAGCAGGGAATTAACGCAGCAGCGGCTGCCGGTAATGCACCAACCGTTGGTGGTACAAAACCATCACTGCCAACTACGCCACAAACCATTAAATACAGCGGCAGAGCTTACAACCCGGATTTCCGCGGTGAAAACGATTCTGTAAATACTGTTTTGTACGGTACTACCACTTTGGTTAATGATCACAGTAAAATTTATAAAGGAGGATCTTGGAACGATCTGGCTTACTGGATGAACCCAGCAACCCGCCGTTTTATGGATGAGGACGAGGCAAGTGCCGAAGTTGGTTTCCGTTGCGCCATGACAATGGTAGGTGCACCAGAAATTCATCCGGAAGGTAAACCACACCTGCCGGTAAAAAAGGCTAAACAATTTAAGCCGACTAGATAA
- a CDS encoding 2-C-methyl-D-erythritol 2,4-cyclodiphosphate synthase — translation MAKIKVGFGFDVHQLKQDHPFILGGVNLEHTSGAYGHSDADVLLHAICDALLGAANLRDIGFHFSNKDDRWKGISSLILLQHVVALLAEKNWQIGNIDAMVCLEAPKINPHIPVMQANIAKAAGIDVEDISIKATTNEQLGFIGREEGVVAYAVCLIERI, via the coding sequence ATGGCTAAAATTAAAGTTGGCTTTGGCTTCGATGTACATCAGCTAAAGCAAGATCATCCTTTTATTTTGGGTGGCGTTAACCTCGAACATACTTCCGGTGCCTATGGACATTCTGATGCAGATGTGCTGCTTCATGCCATTTGCGATGCACTCTTGGGTGCCGCCAATCTGCGCGACATAGGTTTCCATTTTTCCAATAAGGATGACCGCTGGAAAGGCATCAGCAGCCTTATTCTGCTACAACATGTTGTTGCCCTGCTGGCGGAGAAGAACTGGCAAATAGGCAATATCGATGCGATGGTTTGCCTCGAAGCGCCTAAGATCAATCCGCACATCCCTGTAATGCAGGCCAATATAGCCAAAGCAGCGGGTATTGATGTAGAGGATATATCTATCAAGGCCACTACGAACGAGCAGCTTGGCTTTATAGGCCGGGAAGAAGGTGTTGTGGCTTATGCGGTTTGTTTGATAGAGCGGATTTAG
- a CDS encoding glycosyl transferase family 2 has protein sequence MSNKQVFQADSPGRWNRFKWLSRFFLVLVIFGAVAAAITITSTEYPLLPNLDPAPKKISKEDLDALKKSKRYKDFKIEKAEIQQLARARHLHQLKHPNNANRINAGFYRPWEPQAYNSLQQYIQHLDMVVTEGFGFSQKSDTLKVQIDTGLINLNKKYKKQILVTLNNYDNIKGGYDVAEVEHIFASKKLRTAFINSLADKLDHYKFQGINVDLDDVKDRNSKHFIAFQNELYATMHARGFLVTQNVVAEDEEYDLKRLQHVNDFIFVMAIDQHYDGSNAGEISNQHWVEEILDNVCTTIPSEKVILTFAAGGYDWPENSIGVAAGYQQALSTAKQKKSKIIFDPVSANLHFNYLGNDGFNHIIYFTDAATNFNIIRQADDWATGGVALWRLGAEDPRLWTFFQKNLSIDSLKKTGVDIKRLTTVGLNDKIDYAGEGGEVLDLITQPATGKIDVKLDPKTFTITNQQYIDLPSKYVIRRYGLKPGKVVLTFDDGPDPDFTPRILDILKRENVPASFFVVGSMAEKNIPLLKRIYDEGYEIGNHTFFHPDISTVSIERVNLELNSTRKLIESVTGRSTILFRPPFNADAEPQTRAEVIPVAESRRQSYITIGESIDPWDWQPGVTADSIVARAIKQKDNGSMILLHDAGGDTREETVKALPEIIHYFKSHGYKFTTIADILDKTKDDLMPLPTSDDKTVWGRFYDVAIVGFFLGNKFIFYLFLSAIFLAIGRIVLIGILAVRQFYEDKKIRVEPTDLPAVSIIVPAYNEEVTAAATIDSLLKLEYPNFEVIFVDDGSKDNTYENVKAAYENHPLVRVLTKTNGGKASALNFGISHANSDYVVCIDADTQLRSDAIYQLMSYFTDEEIGAVAGTVKVANETNIVTRWQSIEYITAQNMDRRAFDLINSITVVPGAIGAFRKSAIFRAGGFTYDTLAEDCDLTMRILKLGYIVKNSAEAVAYTEAPETLNMLLKQRFRWSFGVIQSFWKNRDALFNKKYKFFGMVGMPNILIFQIVLPLFSPLADLMMIFGLLGDKPEKIIVYYVLFVVIDFLVAIIAFKMEKESYKKLIYIIPQRFIWRQLMYYILFKAIRKAMKGELSGWGVLKRTGNVTIKKEDLVGDE, from the coding sequence ATGTCCAACAAACAGGTCTTTCAGGCTGACAGTCCCGGCAGGTGGAACCGCTTTAAATGGCTTAGCCGGTTTTTTCTAGTGCTCGTTATTTTTGGCGCTGTAGCTGCTGCTATTACCATAACCTCCACAGAATACCCGTTATTGCCAAATTTGGATCCGGCGCCAAAAAAAATCTCTAAAGAAGACCTCGACGCTTTAAAAAAATCCAAACGGTACAAAGATTTTAAGATTGAAAAGGCAGAGATACAACAACTTGCACGTGCGCGCCACCTGCACCAGTTAAAACATCCCAACAACGCCAACCGCATTAACGCGGGTTTTTATCGCCCTTGGGAGCCGCAAGCTTACAACTCGCTGCAACAATATATCCAACACCTGGATATGGTGGTGACTGAGGGTTTCGGATTTAGTCAAAAATCGGATACGCTAAAGGTGCAAATTGATACAGGCCTCATTAACCTCAATAAAAAGTACAAAAAGCAGATCCTGGTTACGCTTAATAATTACGACAATATAAAGGGGGGTTACGATGTAGCGGAAGTTGAACACATCTTCGCCAGCAAAAAGTTACGTACAGCGTTTATCAACAGCCTTGCCGATAAGCTGGATCATTACAAGTTCCAGGGAATAAATGTGGATCTGGATGATGTGAAGGACCGCAACAGCAAGCATTTCATTGCCTTTCAGAATGAGTTATACGCTACGATGCACGCCAGGGGTTTTCTGGTTACACAAAACGTTGTAGCAGAGGATGAAGAATATGACCTGAAGCGGCTACAGCATGTTAACGACTTTATATTTGTAATGGCTATAGATCAGCATTACGATGGCAGCAATGCGGGGGAGATCTCTAACCAGCACTGGGTAGAAGAAATTCTGGACAACGTATGCACTACTATCCCTAGCGAAAAGGTGATCCTTACTTTTGCCGCAGGTGGTTATGACTGGCCCGAGAATAGTATAGGAGTAGCAGCAGGTTATCAACAAGCATTAAGTACTGCGAAACAAAAGAAAAGTAAGATCATTTTCGACCCGGTATCGGCTAACCTCCATTTTAATTACCTTGGTAACGATGGTTTTAACCACATTATTTATTTTACCGATGCTGCTACCAATTTCAATATCATTCGCCAGGCAGATGACTGGGCAACCGGCGGCGTAGCATTATGGCGGCTGGGGGCGGAAGATCCCCGTTTGTGGACTTTCTTTCAGAAAAACCTGTCAATAGATTCACTTAAAAAAACAGGTGTTGATATTAAACGATTGACCACTGTTGGCCTTAATGACAAAATTGATTACGCAGGCGAAGGTGGCGAGGTGCTGGATTTGATAACCCAACCAGCTACGGGTAAAATTGATGTAAAACTGGATCCTAAAACCTTTACAATCACTAATCAGCAGTATATCGATCTGCCTTCCAAATACGTAATTCGCCGTTACGGCCTTAAACCGGGCAAAGTTGTACTCACCTTTGATGATGGTCCCGATCCGGACTTTACCCCGAGGATACTGGATATCCTTAAGCGTGAAAATGTGCCGGCATCTTTCTTCGTTGTTGGCTCTATGGCCGAGAAAAATATCCCGCTGCTAAAACGCATCTATGATGAGGGCTATGAAATTGGCAACCATACTTTCTTTCACCCTGATATTTCTACTGTAAGTATCGAACGGGTAAACCTCGAACTTAATTCTACCCGCAAGCTGATTGAATCTGTTACCGGACGCAGCACTATTTTGTTCCGCCCGCCTTTTAATGCCGATGCCGAGCCGCAAACGCGTGCTGAAGTTATTCCTGTAGCCGAAAGCCGCAGGCAAAGTTATATTACCATCGGCGAATCCATCGACCCATGGGATTGGCAGCCTGGCGTTACGGCAGACAGTATCGTTGCACGTGCCATTAAGCAAAAAGATAACGGATCCATGATATTGCTGCACGATGCAGGGGGCGATACCCGCGAAGAAACTGTAAAAGCGTTGCCGGAGATCATCCACTATTTTAAGAGCCATGGTTATAAGTTTACCACTATTGCCGATATACTTGATAAAACAAAAGATGACCTGATGCCATTGCCCACATCAGACGATAAAACTGTTTGGGGCCGGTTTTATGATGTGGCAATCGTAGGTTTTTTCTTAGGCAATAAATTTATTTTCTACCTATTTCTTTCGGCGATATTTTTGGCCATCGGCCGCATTGTACTCATTGGTATTTTAGCGGTAAGGCAGTTTTACGAAGACAAAAAGATCAGGGTTGAACCAACCGATCTGCCTGCGGTAAGTATTATAGTGCCAGCCTATAATGAAGAGGTTACTGCGGCTGCAACGATTGATAGCCTCTTGAAACTGGAGTATCCAAATTTCGAGGTGATCTTTGTGGACGACGGGTCAAAGGATAACACCTATGAAAATGTAAAGGCCGCTTACGAAAACCATCCACTGGTGCGTGTGCTTACCAAAACAAATGGTGGTAAAGCTTCTGCACTCAACTTTGGTATCAGTCATGCCAATAGCGATTACGTGGTTTGTATTGATGCCGATACCCAGTTGCGCAGTGATGCTATTTACCAGCTGATGAGTTACTTTACTGATGAGGAAATTGGTGCAGTAGCAGGCACCGTTAAGGTGGCCAACGAAACCAATATTGTTACCCGCTGGCAGTCGATAGAGTATATTACCGCTCAGAATATGGATCGACGTGCATTCGATCTGATTAATAGTATAACGGTAGTGCCGGGCGCTATTGGCGCGTTCCGCAAGTCGGCTATTTTTCGTGCCGGTGGCTTTACTTATGATACGCTGGCTGAGGATTGCGATTTAACTATGCGCATACTCAAATTAGGCTACATTGTAAAAAACAGCGCCGAGGCTGTTGCCTATACTGAAGCTCCCGAAACCTTGAATATGCTGTTGAAGCAACGTTTCCGCTGGAGTTTTGGGGTGATCCAAAGTTTTTGGAAGAACCGCGATGCGCTGTTCAATAAAAAGTATAAGTTCTTTGGGATGGTGGGCATGCCCAACATCCTGATCTTCCAGATTGTGTTGCCCTTGTTCTCCCCGCTGGCAGATCTGATGATGATCTTCGGTTTGCTTGGCGACAAGCCCGAAAAGATCATTGTATACTATGTATTATTCGTAGTAATAGATTTCCTTGTGGCCATTATTGCTTTTAAAATGGAGAAGGAAAGTTATAAGAAGCTCATTTACATTATTCCCCAACGTTTTATTTGGCGCCAGCTAATGTATTATATCCTCTTCAAGGCTATTCGTAAAGCAATGAAGGGTGAGTTAAGCGGCTGGGGCGTGTTGAAGCGAACCGGTAATGTAACGATAAAGAAGGAAGATCTGGTGGGAGATGAGTAG
- a CDS encoding GMP synthase gives MNTEKPEIKIAILDLYDGVANEGMRGFREILERYKAKHSLNLSYEVFDVRRKAQVPGIGFDAYISSGGPGSPIDSDGTEWEKKYFRLIDKLEDHNLGNSGKKKHAFFVCHSFQLMCRKYALGDINTRRSPSFGILPVHLTGEGKHDPVFQGAYDPFYTVDSRSWQVINPDKKRFDELGMTILAVEKERPYVDLPRALMAIRFTNEFIATQFHPEADPHGIKTMLLREDKKDEVINEHGEAKYKEMLQRLDDPDKIAHTQSTIIPNFLDGAILGLSSSSMPS, from the coding sequence ATGAACACAGAGAAACCGGAAATAAAGATTGCGATACTGGATCTGTACGATGGTGTGGCAAATGAGGGGATGCGTGGTTTCCGTGAGATATTGGAACGCTACAAAGCTAAGCACAGCCTTAACCTAAGCTACGAAGTATTTGATGTGCGCCGGAAAGCGCAGGTACCGGGTATAGGCTTTGATGCTTATATATCAAGTGGCGGCCCGGGCAGCCCGATAGATAGTGATGGCACGGAGTGGGAGAAAAAATATTTCAGGTTAATTGATAAACTGGAAGATCACAACCTGGGGAACAGCGGAAAAAAGAAGCATGCGTTTTTTGTTTGTCACTCGTTTCAGCTGATGTGCCGCAAATATGCCTTGGGAGATATTAATACCCGCAGGTCGCCGTCGTTTGGTATTTTGCCCGTGCATTTAACGGGAGAAGGCAAACACGATCCTGTTTTTCAAGGTGCGTATGACCCGTTCTACACCGTAGATTCGCGCAGCTGGCAGGTGATCAACCCGGATAAAAAGCGCTTTGACGAACTGGGGATGACGATACTGGCGGTAGAAAAAGAGCGGCCGTATGTAGATCTGCCGCGTGCATTGATGGCTATTCGTTTTACAAATGAGTTTATTGCTACCCAGTTTCACCCGGAGGCAGATCCACATGGTATAAAAACGATGTTGCTGCGCGAGGATAAAAAAGACGAGGTAATAAACGAGCATGGTGAAGCCAAATACAAAGAAATGCTGCAGCGGCTGGATGATCCGGATAAAATAGCCCATACCCAAAGCACCATCATCCCCAACTTTTTGGATGGCGCGATTTTGGGCTTATCATCATCTTCAATGCCATCCTGA
- a CDS encoding carboxylate--amine ligase (ATP-dependent carboxylate-amine ligase): MNNFTLGVEEEFMVIDPVTRELKSHQQKIVDGAQKIHEDQVKAEMHQAVVEVGTHICQNTDEARREVTKLRGTVAQLAGDLGLRIGAAGTHPFSHWQHQLITDHPRYFEIVDELQEAARSNLIFGLHVHVGIQSRDMAINIANQARYFLPHVYALSTNSPFWEGRNTGYKSFRTKVFDKFPRTGIPDYFASIEDYDNYIKLLVKTNCIDNAKKIWWDLRVHPFFETIEFRVCDCPMLIDETMTMVALFQCICAKLYKLRLSNMKFITYNRALINENKWRAARYGIDGKMIDFGKELEVNTRALILELLDFIDDVVDDLGCRDELQYVHKILEHGTGADRQLAIYNQNNKFEDVVDYITSQTLKGI; encoded by the coding sequence ATGAATAATTTCACTTTAGGTGTTGAAGAAGAATTTATGGTGATTGACCCTGTTACCAGGGAGCTAAAATCGCATCAGCAAAAAATTGTGGATGGGGCACAGAAGATTCACGAGGACCAGGTAAAGGCCGAAATGCACCAGGCTGTTGTAGAGGTAGGTACCCATATTTGCCAAAATACCGATGAAGCCCGCAGAGAGGTGACTAAACTGCGCGGAACCGTTGCCCAACTGGCCGGGGACTTGGGTTTGCGGATTGGTGCAGCGGGGACGCACCCTTTTTCACACTGGCAGCACCAGCTGATCACGGATCATCCCAGGTACTTTGAAATTGTGGATGAGTTGCAGGAAGCAGCTAGATCCAACCTCATTTTTGGCTTGCATGTGCATGTGGGCATCCAGTCGCGGGATATGGCAATTAACATTGCCAACCAGGCCAGGTATTTTTTGCCGCACGTTTATGCATTATCCACCAATTCGCCGTTTTGGGAGGGCAGAAACACCGGGTATAAATCTTTTCGTACCAAGGTGTTTGATAAATTCCCAAGAACGGGAATACCAGACTACTTTGCCAGTATTGAGGATTATGATAATTATATAAAGCTGCTGGTGAAAACCAACTGTATAGATAATGCTAAGAAGATCTGGTGGGATCTCAGGGTACATCCGTTCTTTGAAACCATCGAATTTCGTGTTTGCGATTGCCCGATGCTGATAGATGAAACCATGACGATGGTAGCACTTTTTCAGTGTATTTGCGCCAAGCTTTATAAACTGCGGTTATCTAATATGAAATTCATTACTTATAACAGGGCGCTCATTAATGAAAATAAATGGCGCGCAGCGCGTTATGGTATTGATGGTAAAATGATAGATTTTGGTAAAGAACTGGAGGTAAATACCCGCGCGCTAATACTGGAACTACTGGATTTTATTGACGACGTGGTAGACGATCTGGGTTGCCGTGATGAACTGCAATATGTTCATAAGATATTGGAGCATGGTACAGGTGCCGACAGGCAGTTGGCTATTTACAACCAAAACAATAAATTTGAAGACGTGGTGGATTACATCACATCGCAAACACTAAAGGGAATTTAA
- a CDS encoding glutathione synthase, producing MKKIGILFGQENSFPQAFVDKINEKAEKNITAEFVRIDKMMQGEPLGYSVIVDRISQDVPFYRASLKNAAITGTAVINNPFWWSADEKFFNNALAVKLGVPVPKTVLLPSKDHPDSTTDRSFRNLAFPLDWDAIFNYVGFPAYMKPFDGGGWRDVYKIADKEDLWEKFAQTKQLVMLLQEEIIFDDYFRCYCIGGKHVRIMQYEPRNPHHLRYEHGKAPASKKMLDTITKYVLQLNQYLGYDFNTVEFAVRDGIPYAIDFCNPAPDAEVTSVGQDNFEWVVETSASYAIERAKAQKADRDNLTWGEYVRAGIAGKPLVAAAKAAIAEDVSVATIEEPKPKKAKAAVKEAAPKKSKK from the coding sequence ATGAAAAAAATAGGCATCTTATTCGGTCAGGAAAATTCTTTTCCTCAGGCGTTTGTTGATAAGATCAACGAGAAAGCCGAAAAAAACATCACGGCCGAATTTGTCCGCATTGATAAAATGATGCAGGGCGAGCCGCTGGGCTACTCGGTAATTGTGGATAGGATTTCGCAGGATGTACCCTTCTACCGCGCATCGCTAAAAAACGCAGCTATCACGGGTACGGCGGTGATCAATAACCCCTTCTGGTGGAGTGCAGACGAGAAGTTTTTCAACAACGCGCTGGCTGTTAAATTGGGCGTACCTGTGCCCAAAACCGTATTACTTCCTTCAAAAGACCACCCGGACAGTACTACCGACCGCTCTTTCCGTAACCTGGCCTTCCCGCTGGATTGGGATGCGATATTTAATTACGTGGGTTTCCCGGCATACATGAAACCTTTCGACGGCGGCGGCTGGCGCGATGTTTATAAAATTGCTGATAAAGAGGATCTTTGGGAAAAATTTGCGCAAACAAAGCAATTGGTAATGCTGCTGCAGGAAGAGATCATCTTTGATGACTATTTCCGCTGCTATTGTATTGGCGGCAAGCATGTGCGCATTATGCAATACGAGCCTCGCAACCCGCACCACCTGCGCTATGAGCATGGCAAAGCACCGGCATCAAAAAAAATGTTGGATACTATTACTAAGTACGTATTGCAACTGAACCAGTACCTGGGTTACGATTTTAATACCGTTGAATTCGCGGTGCGCGATGGCATTCCATATGCTATTGATTTTTGTAACCCTGCGCCGGATGCAGAAGTAACAAGCGTTGGCCAGGATAACTTTGAATGGGTGGTAGAAACCTCTGCGAGCTATGCCATAGAACGTGCAAAAGCTCAAAAAGCTGACCGGGATAATCTTACCTGGGGCGAATACGTTCGCGCAGGGATTGCTGGAAAACCTTTAGTGGCAGCCGCAAAAGCTGCAATAGCCGAAGATGTATCCGTGGCAACAATTGAGGAACCGAAGCCGAAGAAAGCTAAAGCAGCAGTTAAGGAAGCGGCGCCTAAAAAGTCTAAGAAATAA